cgcgacggctggccatggtggaatggacctttgtcggatgcgctctgatgaacactcgcgaaggggggaagatgtggtttggatctaaatcctcgtccccttaaataggtcagctcatttacgcggctaggggtgtgaatgtaaaaacactcagacttctcatattcgtttgacacatgggaagcggccattattgggtgtagaagccaaggagcgcaacatctacaagaaactggactttattcaacaggtacacggaatttggaggagaacccgccttgcaatgccgaagacaatctgtgcgccggactcatcgtcattgaagcctggtttgggggctactgagggagtcctggattagggggtgtccggatagccggactataccttcagccggactcctggactatgaagatacaagattgaagactctatcacgtgtccggaagggactttccttggcgtggaaggcaagcttggcgatacggatatgtagatctcctaccattgtaaccgactttgtgtaaccctagccctctccggtgtctatataaaccggagggttttagtccgtaggacaacatacacaacaacaatcataccataggctagcttctagggtttagcatctccgatctcgtggtagatctactcttgtactacccatatcatcaatattaatcaagcaggacgtagggttttacctccatcgagagggcccgaacctgggtaaaacttcgtgtcccttgcctcctgttaccatccggcctagacgcacagtttgggaccccctacccgagatccgccggttttgacaccgacagcggccatTCTTCACTAGATATCTACCGTGCTTCAGTGATCGTGGTGTTCCCCACATCGATGCCAGGTGCTAGCATGCGCGGTCATTGTTTGCATGGTCAGATTTGCCATCTCAGCAAATTCCCGATATGTGGTGTTCACTTTGATCCGCAATTTCGATGTTGATGGGGACATTGCAGCATGACTTTTTCACTGGCAAGTTGGTGGCAGCAACACAGAGGACTTCGTCTATGGTGGTGAATACCAGGTCTCGAGTTCCTGTGTGAAACCCTAGGTCTGGCGTTCATTGCTTGTACCTGGCAGTGGTGGTTTACACTCCCTTGTTGAAAGCACTGATGGGGGAATACTCGGTCATTCACTTCTGGGTGAAACCCCATGATCTGGCCTATGTGGTCCGATCCGGCAATGAGGGTGTTCATGCATCATTTCCTTGTTGGAGGTATCATTATTGGGGGAACCTTCTCATCGTTCGGGTGTTGTCAAAGACGGTTGTAGTAGTTGATGTTTTGCTTATGTAGATTGTTCGCCTGACCCTTATGggtccttttctttctttctttctttctttctttctttctttcattcTTTCTTTCTTGGTTGTGTCATCCTACTTGTGCAGAGGCCAAGTGTGTTCTTGTTGTGTCTATCCGCTTGATGCGACATTATGAGTCAATAACGAGTGCCCTTTGTCGCAAAAAATGATTCCAACTTGGGGGAGGGTAATTACTGCATGTCACATCAACATAGTActtcctccggtcctttttagtccgcatataagttTTATTCGAAGTTACAAATAtttctactttgaccaaacttataaaaAAAATCAACATTCGCAACgcgaaatcaatattgttagatacattatgaaatgtagtttcatagtttATATACTTGGTATTGtagttgttgatattttttaaaataaatttaatCGAACTTTATAAAATTTGACCTGACCCAAATATAATACGCGGAGTAAATATATTTGGTTTTGTCCATAGCTATTGCAAAGCTCGCTCATTAATGTGGACCGGAGCGTAGCGAAGAATGTTGAAACTGGCCCCGTGTGGTCTTCCTCTTTGCTCCCTTTCCAAGCCAAAGGACATGGAATCCTGCGCATATAAGTTGAGCACAAATTTCTATATTCATAGGAATGTTATAATTATACAATTTTATTCTATTTGGAGATATATTTAATGAAGAGAAAAGTTGTACCCGACATTTTGTGTCTCCTACTAATGTTCACATCGCTATTCATGTGTGTTCTACCATAGTCTCGACACATCATCAACACAAAGCTCTACCGGAACACGCGACAAGGAGGAGGAGCACGGTGCAACCCGTTGCGACGTCGATCAACTACACCACCTCCATGCCAAGCTCAACAAGGCGGACCACCCACTAAACTGTACCGATGATCTTCACGGCTACTTTTCTTGAAAAAGAAAATCACGTCTAGACCGGGTCTTGTTCTTGCAAGCACGGCTCGTTAGATGCAAAAATTTCCCCAGCTTAAGCTTATTTGCCTGACAGAAGACGGCACAAAACCTGAAAGCCGATGGATGTCCAACCGTGGAGAGATTGATGATTCACTCACGTACACGTCGTGGTGGCCTGACTGCGTGACCATTCCCCATACCCTCTGATCTTGCTGCATGTGCGCGTCGTCAAGGATTCTTGTGGGGCCTGCTGCTGACTCGAAGATGATGTGGGAGATTGGCCGAGGGTTGCACTCCCAAGTCTCGGTGGTGGTGGTGTGCATAGTCCATTCATATGACGTAGTGCTCCTTGCTTCTCACAAAGCATATCATGGAATACAGTAAAAATGCTTGGATGGCTTTGGGCAAAGAGTATGAGCTAAAGAGGTCGTTCTTGGCGCCCTCCCTCGTCCCATATTATGTTCATCACAAACAAGTGAATTGCTAATCGCAGGGTACAAAGCGCCCCCTCACCCCCCGGACATGATTTGTTCATCGTGAAATTGCTCATCGCCAATGTAAAATGCCCCATCCCCCGTCTGCTCGTGAATTCTTATCTCTCTGGAACTCTGGATGCCCTCCATTTCTTTCCTCGGTGTGTTTCAGATTTTTCTATTCCAATATGTAAAGATTTTTCTACTTTTTTGGTAGACCTTTGATTTTGTTTTTCCCCCTTCCACCAATAAATCGCCTTCCTTGATGCCAAAATCCTTTGTTCTCTTCAAAATTGCTTTCACGGAAGTGGTTGCATTCACATTTGGCACTTCTTTTTTGTTAGAAACACATTTGGCGGTTCTTGCTCCTTATGAAGGCTAGCAAAATGACTATCCGTTCCGTGGGGTCTTAAAACTTGCTCACAAAGTCACAAAACCACTCGTGGGTATCCTCGTCGATATAGGATTATGTTGACGACGCAAAGTAATACCAGGTTCGAACATTTTAAAAGTAATACAAAGTTCGAACATTTTTGCCACATGGCTTACATGAAGAACTGTCTCGTTACATTTATATAATTCAACACTGGAAAATAGATTGCATCCccaaattcagtgctcaaaattcATCAACTCTTTTTCTCCGAGTGAGAACTCAGAGTATTATTCTCATGAATAACACTATGTTAAAGTTGTAAATAACATATCATAAGGAGATAACAAATTCGTTACCACAATGATATCCCAAAGATTCAGAGCCTCCATAGCCGACCTACCAAAATTCGCAGGCAAACTGGAAGTCTAAGCCTTCGAGAGGGCCAAATTTTCTTGGAAAAGGGGGGGCTAACTAATTGTAAACGCACAGTGCCCCACTATATTACACATGTTATTACAGCTGGGGCACTTTACCCAGGATACTTGTCATCGGCTCTGAGAATTTTAACTTACATGCTTCAGTAAAACATCCAGCAAAGAGACCATACGAGATGACCTGACACTACTCCACAGATGAACACGACTATTTGCTGGCCTGATGGCTCACCAGCCGGAATTCAGGCTTTGAGACTGCAATGGCTCCTACAAGTTAGGTTGGGGGCAAAAAATTACACAAGGCAAGATCACTGTAGCAAGGTTTCAACTACAGCAGAGATTGCCTTTGGTCCTCCTCGCTCGAGTAGTGATAGGGCAAGATCGTGCTCCTGCCAACTTCGAAGCCCCGCAGCAATCTTCTTCAGCGTGTCCAGTTTTATGTCCCGTAGCCATGTCGGGACAAACTTCACCACGAGGAATACAAAGCACGATACATACGCCTTCCAAGTGCCTGGGTCGCACCCCAGCAGGATGTGCCCATCCAGAACACCAGCGATGAAATCCATGTGGGTGCCCACCACTCGCGGTCTTCTCGAGAGGAATGACAGTTTCATGATGGGAGAAGTCTTTTCTGAGCCCCAGAGTAGACTCCCACAGAAAAAAAGCATGTTGGCCATGGCATAACCTTGAAGTGTGCTGGCCACTGGTCCAGGGTCTTCCAACATCTGTTCCTGAGCTGATAGCAGTAGCGTCGGCAAGGTCTCCTCATATAGCACCTGGACCAGGAGAGGGCCCCCTGCAACACACAGCAGCCCCGCACCAAGCATGGCAACCTGAGAAGCCATGGATGCAGCACCAGACAGTGGCGGTCGACCTGATTTTAAATGTGGAGGCCCATTGGAAGACCATCCATTTGCAAGTTTGTGGGAACAATCAATCACTTGCCTGAGGATCATCTCGCTCACAAAGTAAGTATCATGGAATGTTCGACAAGTTCTCAGGTAGATGAATCCAGGGGCCATGGGAAAATGAAGACCTTGGTGGCCTGTGATTGACTCTCCCATTAAAGCTCCAACTCCACGGCTTGCAGTAATATCAGACCCACTGGATGGGGATGAGCGCAGAAAGGATGAGAAGCAACCTTGGATGAGCTGTGCTACCGCATCTTTGTCTCTGCCAAACGGAGACCGAATACATGAGAGGACAATAAAATCATGCCACCTTCGCACTTTCTGTGTCCACAAGGCCCCTATGATGGGCATGCTTGGCCAGGAACTACCCCCTGCACAGTTCTCCAGTGCCTGACCAATGATCCCGTGAATGTAGTCGAGACTCCTATCCAGCTTAAACGTAATTGTCAAGCTGACAAGTGCAGCCATTGGTAAAGGAAGCATTGGCGGCACACCACCTGCAAGAGTAAAATGAAAATTTTCTATAAGCACATAGAGCAATAAAGATATTGGGGCAAATTTTCTGCAATGATGGTGCTGAAAACCTGAAGGTTATCACACATAGTATGAACTAATGCAACTAAATTGATGCATAAGAATAGGAAGCAGGTTGTACGTGGATAGCAGCTGTGAATCTGAACACCAGCAGATGCAAGGATTTCCTTTACTTCATCTTCAATGGAGTGAAGAGCAGCACCAGGGCTGGGCCATTCAGTTCCGTTCATAGGCACAGCTTTCCATATTCCTCGTGTAATTTCTGCTGAGAAGTAGCTAACAATTGCAGCAAGAGAAGCTGGTAAGAAGTCCACTAGATCCCTTAAACCTGCAATGCAACGGCACATTAACACATGAATGAGATTAAGACATATCCCCATAGGACTGGAAAATCAATATAATATATTAAAATGGAAGCAAGGAGGTTGCTCACTGGTAGTCATGTCTCGGCTGGAAATCCTCCCGTGAGAACAAGCTGTAAGAACAGCTTCAAGAACATAAGGAACTGCTTCTAGAAATTCCCATGCTGGAAGTGTCGGCCTTTGGTAAGAATCGTCAGATGTACTTAGAGAGGAACCACTGACACTGCTACTGGAAGCAGATGAAAGATTACCAGATACTACCCCGCTTTTAGTAATTTTCCGGCAAATCATACTCAAAATTTTGTTTGCAACTTGATGGACAGGATTTGTATTGCCAAGTCCAGAAAGAGTAGAGGCTATGCAAGCTTGATTCTGAATGTACCAAGCCCTTAGCTTGGGGAAGGAGTCAATATAAATTGGTTGGGTTGGGACCTCATCGAACGAGCCCGTACTGCTGCCAGAGTTAGTACTAGTAGCAGATGAATTTGGGAACTCAATACGGCTATTGTGCATTAACACCAAATAGTCCAGGGTAAGTTCCAACCTTACCGAGCCTCCACGGCCAGCAAGACAATACTCTTGAGGGGGTTTGTAAAATTTCCACAACCGGAGAAGACAAAGAAATGCACAAGAGAAGACCGAGTAAACCGACGTTTCATCAACAATGGTAGACCTGTGGTTAGATGGGGGTGGCATTGACCCAAAAGCTTCACAGAGTGGCATTAAAGCTGCGGCAACATCTGGAACCTGTATGACAAAAGGTTATTATATTGTGAACTAACAAACAGCACAAACATATAGACTGCAGACAACATTATTCTAGAGCACATGAAAAGTGAAAAAGTAGCTATCTATCTATTTGATACTCCctcagtaaagaaatataagagcgtttagatcactactttagtgatctaaacactcttatatttctatATGGAGGGAGTAGAATGCAGCATTATGGGTTATCACAGTGCAGACAGTAGCGTACCAATATTAAAGCTTTAGTACATAGTGGGGTATGGCCATAACAATATACATCAAGAAACTAATCCAGAGGCACACAAATTTATGTGGTGCATCTCAAAACCTACAGAGCAACTTCAGCCATCAAGTCTTAGAACAGATATGCCAGAAAAGTGGTAAGAACATGGATTTGCCATCAATGCATCTTAAAGAAGGGCTGATAAGCATATGAGGTGCCAACTTTGAAAATGACACAAGAACAGGAACCAAGATATTGCATGCGGACATTAATTTATATCCACATGCACTATAATGGTAAACTTGTCTTCTTTTTTATATCAGTGACAAAATGTGACACTGAGGCATTGTTCAAGCTTTTGGAATTTGCTAAACAATGTAGTTAGGCTTTAGCAAATGGAGATGCCAGTTCCCCTGGGCACCAGCAAATTGCCCTTCTGACTACTGATGAACTCGCTTCTTTTTCTACTTTCAAGACAAACAAAAAAAGAACATATTTTTACGATGCGCTCTGGACAGAAAATACAGACTCCGCCACCAATTTCATATGTTAACAATGGATTGTTGCAAGAATATTACAGTCAAGCAGACAGTGCATTGCTTACCATTCCATATAAAGAAAAGATGTGGACAGCATCGACATATGAGACACCAAGTAAGATTGCATTTAAGGTAGACTTCTGACTAAGGTAGTGGCTCATGCTCCCCTGCAATGAAGAATCTGAGGGCAAAGGAGGCGACAATAACTTGACCACCATGCGGACAACATGTTCCTGAAGAAAACATGTAGAATATAAATAAGATGTTTTAAAGGAAAAGTTGCCAGATAGAATTTTCAGACCCATTTCCATGTGCTCACAAGAATAGACCCAGAAAACTACTCCCCCCGTCCGGAATTAGATGACactcaaacagatgtatctagtAAGTAACAAAAAGCTTCAACAACGTAGCAAATTAGAAAATGTGCAGTTCAGAATATTTCTACGCTGAAAACATAAACTTGTCCTATATTGAGAAATACAGGCTAGCCTTGCTTTTTCTAATACAGCAAAGAAATATGTACTAGAGCCATGAAGTTTGGGGCCATTTTCTGAACTCTTTGCTTAACGCTAACGAACAATCACTGATACTAAGATATGATTTTTACCAGAATCAGCATAAAGTAAATAGTGGATTTGGAAAGCATGGACAAGTCAACTCAATATTACTCCGTATACTGTTGTGGAGATCAACTCGTCAAAAAACACTAAATATTTTCATAAGACCTTAAAGAATTTTGATTAGTTATTATGAACTTGTAATTTTTCATGGCAAATTGGCAAAATGTAAGCATGTTGGAAACTCTTAACAATAAATAAAAGTAAATTACCTGAATATTCCACCCACGCACAAGTGATGCACCGCACACAATTTTAGCTGCAGCTGACTTTTCTTGTTCTGAACCATTCAATGCGATGTGGTACAGTTTATCCAGTTCCGCAACACTGAATAGACAAAACAGAACTACAAATCAAAGAACTAACATGATATACAGATAAGTAGGACCAGGGAAGTGCTGGGGTGAATTGAGAAGTATAATGAACAAAGAAACTAATGGCTGGTAGAATAATATTCAAGAAATGTGTTTTAACTTCGCTTTGTCAAAGATGCAATACAGAAAGAAAACTGCTTTAAAATACTCGGTGGAGTGGGAAAAAACTGTTCAATTCAATGCTCGCCTCTAAAATTTCTATTTTGGTTCCAGATTTAGCTCTACCTTGAAGCAGGAGTAGCAATGAGAGCATTTTTCAGTGGATCAGATAGTGGAGCTCCTTGCATGAAGTTTACCCATGGTGATTCCTGGGGTAAAGATGTATCCTTCGAATGCCCCGGTAGTACAACATAACCAGGCCACAAGTAAGCAGTTGTGTCGATCAAATTCCTCGAAATACAGGCTTCAACTATAAGATGTAGCATGTTTCCAACTGAAAAAATATAGGTAGTAGGGGGTTAAAAGCTAAGACAACCAGAGATAAATATGTTTTCAAAGTATTAGTGCAACAGTATATGAAAATATAAAATCAAAGAACAGCTAGCAACTAAATAATAAAACAGAATACTACCAGGATCCACTAAGCAGTCAGAAGTCAGTTTAGTTTACAAAACATGACCAAATTGCTAGCACAAATATAATACTCTACTTAGATTGAACTATAATAGAAGGACATGACATTGTTAAAAGAAGTACAGGAAAAATATGCCTAACAGGAAAAATCACAAATACTCACAAGCAACATTTTTCAGAAATGCCAAGACAGATTGCATATACACAAAAGTTGTCACAAATAGTAACCTCAGTGAATATTATTGAACTGTAACAACCATCAAGCATAATAAGAAAAGGTACAGGTACCAGCTTTCGTCGAAGAGTCACTCTGGCCAATCATGCCAGGGTTGCCACCAACCTTACAGTTGGCCCTAAATATTGCAGCTTTTGAAGCCGCAGCATTGGCCACATTCACCAACGATGAAGGTGGTACAAGAAGTCCTGAATATTGCACCAAATCCTGAAGAGAAGATACAAGTCCTAGTCTTCGGGGCAGACTTTTGTTTCCTTCAGCTCCACATGCATCAGTTTCTTCCTTGAGAATTGCAGCAATCGCTAGTGGAATAAGAGCTAATAGCATGCATAATCTTGTGTCTAGATGAGGAATTGGACCCTCTAGAGGTTCTCTAGCCTAGCAACGACATTAGCATGTGAGGCCACAAAGAACTAAGTGATATGATTTCACCCATGATAATACATCAAAGGAAATGTTTATTACCCGTTGTACAAGACGAAGGGCAGAAATCCAAAGAGCTTTAAAAGTTTCCTGCCAACTTGCCTCATTAATTGCTTGGGCTGTCTTGGACATTTCTGAATCAAGGCAAATATGGTATTAGTCAATGAAAACCATGCCACACCTATAATAAAATTGGAAGATCTAAACATTATGATCAAAATTCACACTGTCGGTTACTATATAAAGACGACAGCGCAGATATGTAAAAAGATCTTCAGACACTAACAGTCTAACACagataggccctgtttggttcagcttttatcgacggattccgttgccgcgcagcagaatctgaaccaaagggcgaacccagcagaatccgattccagaaatccgctgccaaaatctaAACCAAAAGCTgaagcagcccaggacgtgctttccaaaatctgatttcgctgcgggccaaaatctgaaaaagctgtATCGGCTGGTTTGCCAAATGGCTACAtttttttcacatcagattttccacagctGTTTTTTCACAGCAGATTTTTCgcagctgcttttagaaatccacagccgaaccaaacagggccataaaAAGGTGAAATAATTCAAGTCAATATAAGCTGATCGTGTGGGAGTACCTTTTATAATCTCGATAGCAGATATACCGCCTAGATGCCTCCCATCCATTGCATTCTCCATGTAAATATCAAATATAATCCAACAGGCAGCTCTCCCAGCTCCTGTAAGTTGGCCCAGCATGGAATTGCTGGATCTCAAGTTACCAAGAACACCCACAAGCCGTTTGTTGTTTGGTTGGTAATCTAGATTGCTCACTCTCCAGATATACATCACCAGATCATCAATTTTATGACTAGTAGGCAATAATCTCTCGAGTGCCATCTTGTGAGCTTCAATCAGTGTCAGCCTCTGGCTCAGAGCACTGAATTTGTCAGGCCTAACCTAGAAAATTGTCTAATTAGCACAAACTAGCCAATTGTAATGTTGATTCTTAGCTACACCAAAGAATAAATTGACTGACAAGTTGTTTTTTGGTGTAGTTGTTAGGCAAGGTGATGTGAATTTATATATAAGAAAAGTCTTACATTCTTAACACATAATAATGGAGCATGTTTACAGAAACGACAGCAACAAAGCCtttcagtcccaaacaagttggggtaggctagagttgcAACCCATAAGATCTCGAAACCTAGTCATAGCTCTGGCATGTGGATAGCTAACGTCCACGCACCCCTGCCCATGGCTAGTTCTTTAGAGCATGTTCACAAATTGGAAATAAAAAAGGAATAGCTAATGGAGCAGTAAGTTAACATTTGAGTAGTCACTATCTGTGCAAAGTGGAAAAGGAGTCGGAACAACCTACAGAAATGCAGCTTTACCTTGACATAATTACTATGGTTAATTATAATACTTGTGCCTACTCTGTTTGTTATATTTGATTGTAAAAGAAGACCTAATCATCCCCTTATCCTCACATGGTAACCCAACAAGGTAACAGGTGTCAAAATATGATGATTGGCTGCAGGCAAAACTGAATGCCCATGGGTATGAATATCTACAAAGTTGACATGTTAATAAGTTTGTTCAAGACATACATGTTAATGCATATCAAGCGCAGAAATGCTTGAATCTTCCTATCAGCGGCCATCATATGCAACACTTCCA
The window above is part of the Triticum aestivum cultivar Chinese Spring chromosome 2A, IWGSC CS RefSeq v2.1, whole genome shotgun sequence genome. Proteins encoded here:
- the LOC123187463 gene encoding mediator of RNA polymerase II transcription subunit 33A encodes the protein MGAAEAPTLAGAGGELLERRVMAAVKASEARGDPPLLRAVEISRLVAGEPGAGVPSADLAGILVSNLCFAHNSPSLWKLLDQAMSSRLLCPLHVLALLTARVLPQRRAQPEAYRLYLELLKGNVTSSSLSLLAGPNRDKITKSIDAALQLSKTYGVSGTDFGHVVILFVLIVITKLIDSVLEDCGISSGTTLEQESVYPNEGPQPMDMDVKGVSAVKQNEQREQLRRKNTVMALEVLHMMAADRKIQAFLRLICINMPDKFSALSQRLTLIEAHKMALERLLPTSHKIDDLVMYIWRVSNLDYQPNNKRLVGVLGNLRSSNSMLGQLTGAGRAACWIIFDIYMENAMDGRHLGGISAIEIIKEMSKTAQAINEASWQETFKALWISALRLVQRAREPLEGPIPHLDTRLCMLLALIPLAIAAILKEETDACGAEGNKSLPRRLGLVSSLQDLVQYSGLLVPPSSLVNVANAAASKAAIFRANCKVGGNPGMIGQSDSSTKAVGNMLHLIVEACISRNLIDTTAYLWPGYVVLPGHSKDTSLPQESPWVNFMQGAPLSDPLKNALIATPASSVAELDKLYHIALNGSEQEKSAAAKIVCGASLVRGWNIQEHVVRMVVKLLSPPLPSDSSLQGSMSHYLSQKSTLNAILLGVSYVDAVHIFSLYGMVPDVAAALMPLCEAFGSMPPPSNHRSTIVDETSVYSVFSCAFLCLLRLWKFYKPPQEYCLAGRGGSVRLELTLDYLVLMHNSRIEFPNSSATSTNSGSSTGSFDEVPTQPIYIDSFPKLRAWYIQNQACIASTLSGLGNTNPVHQVANKILSMICRKITKSGVVSGNLSSASSSSVSGSSLSTSDDSYQRPTLPAWEFLEAVPYVLEAVLTACSHGRISSRDMTTSLRDLVDFLPASLAAIVSYFSAEITRGIWKAVPMNGTEWPSPGAALHSIEDEVKEILASAGVQIHSCYPRGVPPMLPLPMAALVSLTITFKLDRSLDYIHGIIGQALENCAGGSSWPSMPIIGALWTQKVRRWHDFIVLSCIRSPFGRDKDAVAQLIQGCFSSFLRSSPSSGSDITASRGVGALMGESITGHQGLHFPMAPGFIYLRTCRTFHDTYFVSEMILRQVIDCSHKLANGWSSNGPPHLKSGRPPLSGAASMASQVAMLGAGLLCVAGGPLLVQVLYEETLPTLLLSAQEQMLEDPGPVASTLQGYAMANMLFFCGSLLWGSEKTSPIMKLSFLSRRPRVVGTHMDFIAGVLDGHILLGCDPGTWKAYVSCFVFLVVKFVPTWLRDIKLDTLKKIAAGLRSWQEHDLALSLLERGGPKAISAVVETLLQ